One genomic region from Haloprofundus salinisoli encodes:
- a CDS encoding glycosyltransferase family 2 protein — protein MDGNYIEGGYSGQGAVSGGGAYALGVVLDEGEDQHLLRLLARAAQYGYPLLAVRRDGTVLYAVGLGDEPVEAQREIDYSTSDGETTREALVELARAYGLRGLVVHENPSAPIDFRASFEALESEDAFVVESRPRLAEAEELVDAPVIVGLPAYNEEKVVGSLVEKVRDNADVVVVVDDGSTDRTAERAAEAGAVVVRHPENRGYGAALQTLFAEGKQRGASSLVVIDADGQHDASDVQRLLRRQQECDADIVIGSRYTGSVKSEIPLYRRFGLWVINLLTNLGLGTLRKENRIGDTQSGFRAYGSRAIESLAEDETLGSNMQASTDILFHARKRGYKIDEIGIRIRYDLEDTYTQNPILHGYSVVKGVLYLIERDRPLTTLGVPGFVSTFVGLTVGYWSMFEYGQTGEFPMALVGVSGVLLLVGFFTSVVAIVHQSLRDARSR, from the coding sequence ATGGATGGGAATTATATCGAAGGTGGCTACTCGGGTCAGGGAGCGGTGTCGGGAGGGGGAGCGTACGCGCTCGGTGTGGTGCTTGACGAGGGGGAAGACCAACATCTGCTCCGTCTTCTCGCTCGCGCCGCGCAGTACGGCTATCCGCTACTCGCGGTTCGGCGTGACGGAACCGTGCTGTACGCCGTCGGTCTCGGCGACGAACCCGTGGAGGCACAACGGGAAATCGACTACTCGACGAGCGACGGAGAGACGACGCGGGAGGCGCTCGTCGAACTCGCGCGAGCGTACGGCCTCCGCGGACTCGTCGTCCACGAGAACCCGAGCGCACCGATCGACTTCAGGGCCAGTTTCGAGGCGCTCGAATCCGAAGACGCGTTTGTCGTCGAATCGCGGCCGCGACTCGCCGAAGCGGAGGAGCTAGTCGACGCGCCGGTCATTGTGGGGCTCCCCGCGTACAACGAAGAGAAGGTCGTCGGCTCCCTCGTCGAGAAGGTACGTGACAACGCCGACGTGGTCGTCGTCGTCGACGACGGCAGTACGGACCGGACCGCAGAGCGGGCGGCCGAGGCCGGTGCCGTGGTCGTCAGACACCCGGAGAACCGAGGCTACGGCGCGGCGCTGCAAACGCTCTTCGCCGAAGGAAAACAGCGTGGCGCGTCGAGTCTCGTCGTCATCGATGCCGACGGTCAACACGACGCGAGCGACGTGCAGCGACTCCTACGACGACAGCAGGAGTGTGACGCAGACATCGTCATCGGGAGTCGGTACACGGGTAGCGTGAAGAGCGAGATTCCGCTCTATCGGCGCTTCGGGCTCTGGGTCATCAACCTCCTCACGAATCTCGGGCTCGGAACGCTCCGGAAGGAGAATCGGATCGGTGACACGCAGAGCGGCTTTCGCGCGTACGGGTCGAGAGCTATCGAGTCGCTCGCCGAAGACGAGACGCTCGGCTCGAACATGCAGGCCAGCACTGACATCCTGTTTCACGCTCGAAAGCGGGGGTACAAGATCGACGAGATCGGGATTCGAATCCGGTACGACCTCGAAGACACCTACACTCAGAATCCGATTCTGCACGGCTACTCGGTCGTGAAAGGCGTCCTCTATCTCATCGAGCGGGACCGGCCGCTGACGACGCTCGGCGTGCCCGGCTTCGTCAGCACGTTCGTCGGACTCACCGTCGGTTACTGGTCGATGTTCGAGTACGGACAGACCGGCGAGTTCCCGATGGCGCTCGTCGGAGTGTCGGGAGTCCTGCTGCTCGTCGGCTTCTTTACGAGCGTCGTCGCTATCGTCCATCAGTCGCTTCGGGACGCGCGTTCCCGATAG
- a CDS encoding polysaccharide biosynthesis C-terminal domain-containing protein, whose protein sequence is MGRNVVRGFLSIFSSDVGVLILSISITPILVRVLTAAEYGDYAFVMSVLSVTMIVINAGIFDGIRKYIAEQRPDADWNSNVFAYYMQVGLALAFAAVVIILLVLQLGLVERFFSPEFEIYFYMLAALVVIRQLWAIGRGTLMGLGYEHISEPTKMARWVVFALVGVPLAAIGWGVVGVLIGRVVARGVVAIAVFWFVSKYVSLSAITRRVPPDFPRKELLSYNSLSVVLILLTSSLYHVDLILIRTLSGAQQTGYYNAALIVAEFLWFVPTAMQTVLLQSTSEWWSQNKIDTVTSVTSRATRYVVLITTIMCLGIGALADQFVSLYFGSEYLAAVAPLLLLLPGTLGFAVARPIFAVGQGKGELRLLILATGASATLNLVLNLLLIPRYGTLGAAVSTSIGYGSMVVFHVLSARHIGFDPISDLRLGRIVATTVVAAVPVYGLPRVLEGDILELVVVPPVGFVVFLVAAVLFGAIDRSEVNEVRQRLSAVLPTS, encoded by the coding sequence ATGGGACGGAACGTCGTACGTGGATTTCTGTCGATATTTAGCTCCGACGTGGGCGTACTCATTCTCTCGATATCGATCACGCCGATTCTCGTTCGGGTGCTGACGGCTGCCGAGTACGGCGACTACGCGTTCGTGATGTCCGTGCTCAGCGTCACGATGATCGTCATCAACGCCGGTATCTTCGACGGGATACGGAAGTACATCGCCGAGCAACGTCCCGACGCCGACTGGAACTCGAACGTCTTCGCGTACTACATGCAAGTGGGGCTCGCCCTGGCGTTCGCCGCCGTCGTCATCATCCTCCTCGTCCTCCAACTCGGCCTGGTCGAGCGCTTCTTCAGCCCCGAATTCGAGATCTACTTCTACATGCTCGCGGCGCTGGTCGTCATCCGGCAGCTCTGGGCGATCGGCCGCGGGACGCTGATGGGCCTCGGCTACGAGCATATCTCCGAACCGACCAAGATGGCTCGCTGGGTCGTGTTCGCGCTGGTCGGGGTGCCGCTGGCGGCGATCGGATGGGGCGTCGTCGGCGTCCTCATCGGCCGAGTCGTCGCCCGCGGGGTCGTCGCTATCGCCGTGTTCTGGTTCGTCTCGAAGTACGTCTCTCTCAGCGCAATCACCCGCCGCGTCCCTCCCGATTTCCCTCGGAAGGAACTGCTGTCGTACAACTCGCTCAGCGTCGTCCTCATCCTCCTGACGAGTTCGCTCTACCACGTCGACCTGATTCTCATTCGGACGCTGTCGGGGGCCCAACAGACCGGCTACTACAACGCCGCGCTCATCGTCGCCGAGTTCCTCTGGTTCGTCCCGACGGCGATGCAGACAGTGTTGCTTCAGTCGACGTCGGAGTGGTGGTCCCAGAACAAGATCGACACCGTGACCAGCGTCACCAGTCGGGCGACGCGCTACGTCGTCCTCATCACGACCATCATGTGTCTCGGCATCGGTGCGCTCGCCGACCAGTTCGTCTCGCTGTACTTCGGGTCCGAGTATCTCGCCGCCGTCGCCCCGCTGCTGTTGTTGCTCCCCGGCACGCTGGGCTTCGCCGTCGCCCGCCCGATTTTCGCCGTCGGACAGGGGAAAGGCGAGCTCCGTCTGCTGATTCTGGCGACGGGCGCGTCCGCGACGCTCAACCTCGTGCTCAACCTGCTTCTCATCCCCCGATACGGAACTCTCGGCGCGGCGGTCTCCACGAGCATCGGCTACGGATCGATGGTCGTGTTTCACGTCCTCTCCGCGCGCCATATCGGGTTCGACCCCATCTCCGACCTTCGACTCGGACGCATCGTCGCAACCACCGTCGTCGCCGCCGTCCCCGTCTACGGACTGCCGCGCGTTCTGGAGGGTGACATCCTCGAACTGGTCGTCGTCCCGCCGGTGGGCTTCGTCGTCTTTCTGGTCGCTGCGGTGCTGTTCGGCGCGATCGACCGCTCTGAGGTAAACGAAGTGAGACAGCGACTCTCGGCGGTTCTGCCGACGAGCTAA
- a CDS encoding type II/IV secretion system ATPase subunit: MSNESGAVTDSTPTAEAVVTGDDEAVGPAEPPTNAHVPPPLPPDDGDAWYAPAVRTQYEVHPGVVATIEERRAGFHYSIREPSLGPRGEAALERVREHFSSVNRSRPLTREGAKEQAERGLPPKYERALDRLLDTSSAARRRVDYFALCELRLFDDVTPLALDDRIDVADVGGGTADLLVHTDDYAPATTTFTADAAFVDRVAGERLTRYEVPFCGFGVEVVVYRERVLGNDRFTTKYAVCEPDLLPGDEALIDECRERIWEANVDGVVEDRQTFVRERARQFLSRRLTARNTRAWLDATSYRLKNALAEYGLAVPPVDSRYASDRLDDLVYYVLRDYVGEGILTVPLRDPHLEDIEANRVGERVKVVPRADVTADTRIPTNLTFEDETSFVNVVVQLAASDGTELNGSSPSAKVNLDVPNVEETIRCAVALPVISEGGPHVSVRKQSPDTMTPVDLVDRDALSTELVTLLWMLYEHHGVVLFSGPTGVGKTTLMNAHMPFIPFDERPISIDEGSREVNLPHETGVSLTTRDHESEYKRVTMADLMTETNYLNPDVEVIAEINTPASFETFAETLNTGHGVIGTTHAEDVESLVNRVVEQGLPAYLLRELDLVVFPRRVDGERYVGDVVELLTESEYEALRERGVDDCGVVEKEESKIHWNRVAWRGTDGEFDLDYRHPQLGDDARHVGFRAFGRLAERTDREAEAVEAEFHRKHRYVQYLCQDGVEDFETLFAFLADLRTDEAATVERATHAVADGGADARTERADEEDSG; encoded by the coding sequence ATGTCGAACGAATCGGGTGCGGTGACCGACTCGACTCCGACGGCCGAGGCGGTCGTCACCGGCGACGACGAGGCTGTCGGACCTGCCGAACCGCCGACGAACGCGCATGTCCCGCCGCCGCTCCCGCCGGACGACGGCGATGCGTGGTACGCACCCGCCGTGCGGACGCAGTACGAGGTGCATCCGGGCGTCGTCGCCACCATCGAGGAGAGGCGGGCGGGCTTTCACTACTCGATACGCGAACCGTCGCTCGGACCGCGCGGCGAGGCCGCCCTCGAACGCGTCCGCGAGCACTTCTCGTCGGTGAATCGGAGTCGTCCGCTCACGAGAGAAGGAGCGAAAGAGCAGGCCGAGCGTGGGCTACCACCGAAGTACGAGCGAGCGCTCGACCGTCTCCTCGACACGTCGTCCGCCGCGCGTCGCCGAGTCGACTACTTCGCGCTCTGCGAACTCCGGCTGTTCGACGACGTGACGCCGCTGGCGCTGGACGACCGCATCGACGTCGCCGACGTCGGCGGCGGGACGGCTGACTTGCTGGTCCACACCGACGACTACGCGCCCGCGACCACGACGTTCACCGCCGACGCGGCGTTCGTCGACCGAGTCGCCGGCGAGCGACTCACCCGCTACGAGGTGCCGTTCTGCGGCTTCGGCGTCGAAGTGGTCGTCTACCGCGAGCGCGTGCTCGGCAACGACCGCTTCACGACCAAGTACGCCGTCTGCGAACCGGACTTGCTGCCCGGCGACGAGGCGCTCATCGACGAGTGCCGCGAGCGCATCTGGGAGGCGAACGTCGACGGCGTCGTCGAGGACCGACAGACGTTCGTCCGCGAGCGCGCGCGGCAGTTCCTCTCACGTCGTCTCACCGCGCGAAACACGCGGGCGTGGCTCGACGCGACGAGCTACCGGCTCAAGAACGCGCTCGCGGAGTACGGCCTCGCCGTGCCGCCGGTCGACAGTCGGTACGCCTCGGACCGCCTCGACGACCTGGTGTACTACGTGCTCCGCGACTACGTCGGCGAGGGAATCCTGACCGTCCCGCTGCGCGACCCGCACCTCGAAGACATCGAAGCCAACCGCGTCGGCGAGCGAGTGAAAGTCGTCCCGCGGGCGGACGTGACCGCCGACACCCGCATCCCGACGAACCTCACCTTCGAAGACGAGACGAGTTTCGTCAACGTCGTCGTCCAACTCGCCGCCAGCGACGGCACCGAACTCAACGGCAGCTCGCCCAGCGCGAAGGTGAACCTCGACGTGCCGAACGTCGAGGAGACGATTCGCTGCGCCGTCGCGCTCCCTGTCATCTCCGAGGGCGGCCCCCACGTCTCGGTTCGGAAACAGTCGCCGGACACGATGACGCCCGTCGACCTGGTCGACCGCGACGCCCTCTCGACCGAGTTGGTGACGCTGCTGTGGATGCTGTACGAACACCACGGCGTCGTCCTCTTCTCGGGACCGACCGGCGTCGGAAAGACGACGTTGATGAACGCACACATGCCGTTTATCCCGTTCGACGAGCGGCCCATCAGCATCGACGAAGGCTCCCGCGAAGTGAACCTCCCGCACGAGACGGGCGTCTCGCTGACGACGCGCGACCACGAGAGCGAGTACAAGCGCGTCACCATGGCGGATCTGATGACCGAGACGAACTACCTGAACCCGGACGTCGAGGTCATCGCCGAGATAAACACGCCCGCCTCCTTCGAGACGTTCGCGGAGACGCTCAACACGGGTCACGGCGTCATCGGCACCACCCACGCCGAGGACGTCGAGAGCCTCGTCAACCGCGTCGTCGAACAGGGACTGCCGGCGTATCTCCTGCGCGAACTGGATCTGGTCGTCTTCCCGCGCCGCGTCGACGGCGAACGCTACGTCGGTGACGTGGTCGAACTCCTCACCGAGTCGGAGTACGAGGCGCTGCGCGAACGCGGCGTCGACGACTGTGGCGTCGTCGAGAAGGAAGAGTCCAAAATCCACTGGAACCGCGTCGCCTGGCGCGGCACCGACGGCGAGTTCGACCTCGATTACCGCCACCCGCAACTCGGTGACGACGCGCGCCACGTCGGTTTCCGGGCGTTCGGCCGACTCGCCGAGCGGACCGACAGGGAAGCCGAAGCGGTCGAGGCCGAGTTCCACCGAAAACACCGATACGTCCAGTATCTCTGCCAGGACGGCGTCGAGGACTTCGAGACGCTGTTCGCCTTCCTCGCGGACCTCCGGACCGACGAGGCGGCGACGGTCGAACGCGCGACGCACGCGGTGGCCGACGGCGGAGCGGACGCTCGAACGGAGCGCGCAGACGAGGAGGACTCGGGATGA
- a CDS encoding DUF7263 family protein, producing MTRLERGQANLLVLAVALVVLTAVTGIGVSLADGALESGQRDAMERRAATSLASQLVSADSSTTVRDSVLDGEAVDGLVVSDLEHLAPGVSGADVRVRVGESTVVERGTPSGGTTVRRVVLVADETTETRRANVSASDSVTLPRRTTRVDVSVDTGPETTVSTVRVNDRVALHSEDGLDGETTLRTSRYETLTLDFEVDGSEAEATLTYYPERTTKAVLTVTVDA from the coding sequence GTGACGCGTCTCGAACGCGGACAGGCGAACCTGCTCGTGCTCGCCGTCGCGCTCGTCGTGCTGACCGCCGTCACCGGAATCGGCGTCTCGCTCGCGGACGGCGCGCTCGAAAGCGGGCAACGCGACGCGATGGAGCGACGAGCGGCCACCTCGCTGGCCTCGCAGTTGGTGTCGGCGGACAGTTCGACGACCGTCCGCGACAGCGTCCTCGACGGCGAGGCGGTGGACGGCCTGGTCGTCTCCGACCTCGAACACCTCGCGCCCGGCGTCTCCGGCGCCGACGTGCGCGTCCGGGTCGGCGAGTCGACGGTCGTCGAGCGCGGTACGCCGAGCGGCGGGACGACTGTTCGGCGCGTCGTGCTCGTGGCCGACGAGACGACGGAGACCAGACGAGCGAACGTCTCGGCCTCGGACTCGGTGACGCTCCCGCGACGGACGACCCGCGTCGACGTCTCCGTCGACACCGGCCCGGAGACGACCGTCTCGACGGTCCGGGTGAACGACCGGGTCGCCCTCCACAGCGAGGACGGCCTCGACGGCGAGACGACGCTGCGAACCTCGCGGTACGAGACGTTGACGCTCGACTTCGAGGTGGACGGGTCGGAAGCCGAAGCGACGCTCACGTACTACCCAGAGCGGACGACCAAAGCGGTGTTGACGGTGACCGTCGATGCGTGA
- a CDS encoding type II secretion system F family protein translates to MSVRSTPSRGGHTLSVPDRALYALFARHADARRHVGDRRHYRGTDMRVSFDVFLARVYGVSWLLGAALAAPTFLVLTALDANAVDAIAGVVEAATPFLAVGALPVLSRASLAVGVAFVVGAGGKHATVRLGGLYLRWTAAARRSGIERTLPGAVRYLHALSSGSDSQRAMLRKVADGDAYGETAVSIRKALNRAALTGSVEEGLRRVARDTPSRDLLAPFLLKFREHASQGSDSLSNYLRMESRMLGHRRERARQRATGFLELVAELFIVLLVMPTLLVIVLTVMSVLAPGLSQPVSTPLGGVSTRALVVYGSAAFILVVGLAASALVSSLRPPGQTNGYRLPSNPLELLAASGRNPAAAAVVAVVPAGVAAALLWRSGVHPLNVGLLGYVAYALPVGAVAVRRAKLDDAKDREIQEFVHAVSGHVSLGRPFPEAVELVARDVDLGALDPDVADLAFNLSLTTNAVSDEGLRPAALDRFVERVGTPLAAQTMGLVTGALDAGSDAEAVFDTLQTEIGRLYHDKQALRSNMLVYVAVGWTTALLVAGIAVAVNSYVLDGFAQLSTLSGGTGATLDPDAVQPARDRFRFYAVTQATMLASGWFAGTASRSWYEALLHSGSLVAVCYGIFAGAGMI, encoded by the coding sequence ATGAGCGTGCGCTCGACGCCGTCGCGAGGCGGACATACCCTCTCGGTCCCCGACAGAGCACTGTACGCGCTGTTCGCTAGGCACGCCGACGCGCGACGCCACGTCGGCGACCGGCGGCACTACCGTGGCACCGACATGCGAGTCAGTTTCGACGTGTTCCTGGCGCGGGTGTACGGCGTCTCGTGGCTCCTCGGTGCGGCGCTGGCCGCGCCGACGTTTCTCGTGTTGACCGCCCTGGATGCGAACGCCGTCGACGCTATTGCGGGCGTCGTCGAGGCCGCGACACCGTTTCTCGCGGTCGGGGCCCTTCCAGTACTCTCGCGGGCGTCGCTCGCGGTCGGCGTCGCGTTCGTCGTCGGCGCGGGTGGCAAGCACGCGACGGTCCGCCTCGGCGGACTCTACCTGCGGTGGACGGCAGCGGCGCGGCGGTCCGGCATCGAACGGACGCTCCCCGGCGCGGTGCGATATCTCCACGCGCTCTCTTCGGGTAGCGACAGTCAGCGGGCGATGCTCCGCAAGGTTGCCGACGGCGACGCCTACGGCGAGACGGCTGTCTCGATACGGAAGGCGCTCAACCGCGCCGCGCTCACCGGCAGCGTCGAGGAGGGACTTCGGCGCGTCGCCCGCGACACGCCGTCTCGTGACCTGCTCGCGCCGTTTCTGCTCAAGTTCCGAGAGCACGCGAGTCAGGGCTCGGACTCGCTGTCGAACTACCTGCGGATGGAGAGTCGGATGCTCGGCCACCGGCGCGAGCGCGCCCGCCAGCGCGCGACCGGCTTTCTCGAACTCGTCGCCGAGCTGTTCATCGTCCTGCTCGTGATGCCGACGCTTTTGGTCATCGTCCTGACGGTGATGAGCGTGCTCGCGCCGGGGCTCTCCCAGCCGGTCTCGACGCCGCTCGGCGGCGTCTCGACGCGGGCGCTCGTCGTTTACGGCAGCGCCGCGTTCATCCTCGTCGTCGGCCTCGCCGCGAGCGCGCTCGTCTCCTCGCTGCGGCCGCCGGGACAGACCAACGGCTATCGTCTGCCGTCGAATCCGCTCGAACTGCTGGCGGCGAGCGGACGCAATCCGGCCGCAGCGGCCGTTGTCGCCGTCGTTCCCGCGGGTGTCGCCGCGGCGCTGCTGTGGCGAAGCGGCGTCCACCCGTTGAACGTCGGCCTGCTGGGGTACGTCGCCTACGCGCTGCCCGTCGGTGCCGTCGCCGTCCGCCGGGCGAAGCTCGACGACGCCAAAGACAGGGAGATACAGGAGTTCGTCCACGCCGTCTCCGGCCACGTGAGTCTCGGGCGACCGTTTCCGGAGGCGGTCGAACTCGTCGCTCGCGACGTCGACCTCGGGGCGCTCGACCCCGACGTCGCCGATCTGGCGTTCAACCTCTCGCTGACGACGAACGCCGTGTCGGACGAAGGGCTACGTCCGGCGGCGCTCGACCGGTTCGTCGAGCGCGTCGGAACGCCGCTGGCCGCGCAGACGATGGGCCTCGTGACGGGCGCGCTCGACGCTGGAAGCGACGCGGAGGCGGTGTTCGACACGCTCCAGACCGAGATCGGGCGGCTCTACCACGACAAGCAGGCGCTCCGCTCGAACATGCTCGTCTACGTCGCCGTCGGGTGGACGACGGCGCTCCTGGTCGCGGGAATCGCCGTCGCGGTCAACAGCTACGTGCTCGACGGCTTCGCACAGTTGTCGACGCTGTCGGGCGGGACGGGCGCGACGCTCGACCCCGACGCTGTGCAACCGGCGCGGGACCGGTTCCGGTTCTACGCTGTCACGCAGGCGACGATGCTCGCCTCCGGGTGGTTCGCCGGAACGGCCAGTCGGAGTTGGTACGAGGCGTTGCTTCACTCCGGGTCGTTAGTCGCCGTCTGCTACGGCATCTTCGCGGGGGCGGGGATGATATGA
- a CDS encoding DUF7289 family protein — translation MSAEPTEARRRAQANVVGVALLLGVTVISLGALTASIGVVVEENAASADATRVADDFDAALDPVETTGPARGRVSFTDGSLRTAERSIRLLNDSGVVVERRVDALVYESGDRRVAFLGGGIVRGRPGRAVMYEPPPVAASDDVLLVGVARLNASESTAISGSRASSVVLETNVSHERRTLAADEYRLAVETETPRPWERQFEQADANVTRRDFDGDGVESAVAAFDDERVAYVVVHDMRLEVRRG, via the coding sequence ATGAGCGCCGAACCCACGGAAGCGCGACGCCGCGCGCAGGCGAACGTCGTCGGCGTCGCCTTGCTACTGGGCGTCACCGTCATCAGTCTCGGCGCGCTCACCGCGAGCATCGGCGTCGTCGTCGAGGAGAACGCCGCCAGCGCCGACGCCACGCGCGTCGCCGACGACTTCGACGCCGCACTCGACCCCGTGGAGACGACCGGCCCGGCCCGCGGCCGCGTCTCCTTCACCGACGGGTCGCTGCGAACCGCCGAGCGCTCGATTCGCCTGTTGAACGACTCGGGCGTCGTCGTCGAGCGCCGCGTCGACGCGCTCGTCTACGAGTCGGGCGACCGCCGGGTGGCGTTTCTCGGCGGGGGCATCGTCCGCGGTCGGCCGGGCCGGGCCGTGATGTACGAACCGCCGCCGGTCGCCGCCTCCGACGACGTCCTGCTGGTCGGCGTCGCCCGTCTGAACGCTTCGGAGTCGACGGCGATTTCGGGTAGCCGCGCGTCGAGCGTCGTTCTCGAAACGAACGTCAGTCACGAGCGCCGCACCCTCGCCGCGGACGAGTACCGCCTCGCCGTCGAGACGGAGACGCCCCGGCCGTGGGAGCGCCAGTTCGAGCAGGCGGACGCGAACGTGACCCGCCGCGACTTCGACGGCGACGGCGTCGAGAGCGCCGTCGCCGCGTTCGACGACGAGCGGGTCGCGTACGTCGTCGTCCACGACATGCGACTGGAGGTGCGCCGTGGCTGA
- a CDS encoding DUF7266 family protein, whose protein sequence is MAPAVGKALEVGVVILYVALVTTTLFAGVVPEYRTAVGRDVSDRVLVSAAENVEGAVPPDAAYVRSEQRVSLPTTIRGANYRISVADGESGASTALVLEHPDAELNGRVALALPERVAAVEGSWTSGGTQRVVVESDGAGVVVRLVDGAVPSETERLTAPTGSEVPT, encoded by the coding sequence ATGGCCCCGGCGGTGGGGAAGGCGCTCGAAGTCGGCGTCGTCATCCTCTACGTCGCACTCGTCACCACGACGCTGTTCGCGGGCGTGGTACCGGAGTACCGGACCGCGGTCGGCCGCGACGTGAGCGACCGGGTGCTCGTGAGCGCCGCCGAGAACGTCGAAGGCGCGGTGCCGCCGGATGCCGCGTACGTCCGAAGCGAACAGCGAGTGTCGCTCCCGACGACGATACGCGGCGCGAACTACCGCATCAGCGTCGCAGACGGCGAGTCGGGAGCGTCGACTGCACTGGTGTTAGAACACCCCGACGCCGAACTCAATGGTCGAGTAGCGCTCGCGCTACCGGAACGCGTCGCCGCCGTCGAGGGGTCGTGGACCAGCGGCGGGACGCAGCGGGTCGTTGTCGAGAGCGACGGGGCCGGCGTCGTCGTCCGCCTCGTCGACGGCGCGGTGCCGTCGGAGACGGAGCGGCTGACCGCGCCGACGGGGTCGGAGGTACCGACGTGA
- a CDS encoding DUF7262 family protein — MREGSRCRRRSTETGPCSSARGQLSLSAVEAGIGVVFVLAVVASFGVALPETGTHEAQLDAYADDSITVLSSEPPRHGGVTRLSEVSSSPSAFERESASLERRVRRIVPENVLFRLRTPHGSVGFRKPTGVPVGQATTTTVNGDVTIWVWYA; from the coding sequence ATGCGTGAGGGAAGTCGCTGCCGGCGGCGCTCGACCGAGACCGGGCCGTGTTCGAGCGCCCGCGGACAACTGTCGCTCTCGGCGGTCGAAGCCGGTATCGGCGTCGTGTTCGTTCTCGCGGTGGTTGCGAGTTTCGGCGTCGCGCTCCCGGAGACGGGCACGCACGAGGCACAACTCGACGCCTACGCCGACGACTCGATAACGGTGCTCTCGAGCGAACCGCCGCGCCACGGCGGCGTCACTCGGCTCTCGGAGGTGTCGTCGTCGCCGTCCGCGTTCGAGCGCGAATCGGCCTCGCTCGAACGTCGAGTTCGCCGCATCGTCCCCGAGAACGTGTTGTTCCGACTCCGCACGCCGCATGGGTCGGTCGGGTTCCGAAAACCGACCGGCGTCCCCGTCGGCCAGGCGACGACGACGACGGTCAACGGTGACGTGACTATCTGGGTGTGGTACGCGTGA
- a CDS encoding DUF7261 family protein — MSRRTSTDGRERAQLVLVTAAVIAVALVPMALSYHQLGYHDDVAASAEPVANGEDVERALDRAVQASATRHDGEYTWDERAAAVDAFEETFAGYVDEIESARVERGVVYRITANETAAQRWVEANCPRGPNREFGPCESFGGVVVQERAGETVVVAVSTDVRVTTDWGERWVTRVWRV; from the coding sequence GTGAGTCGCCGAACTTCGACGGACGGGCGCGAGCGGGCGCAACTCGTCCTCGTCACTGCGGCAGTCATCGCCGTCGCGCTCGTCCCGATGGCGCTTTCGTACCACCAGCTCGGCTACCACGACGACGTAGCCGCGAGCGCCGAACCGGTCGCGAACGGCGAAGACGTCGAGCGCGCGCTGGATAGAGCGGTTCAGGCGTCCGCGACGCGCCATGACGGCGAGTACACGTGGGACGAGCGTGCGGCGGCCGTCGACGCGTTCGAGGAGACGTTCGCAGGCTACGTCGACGAAATCGAATCCGCGCGGGTCGAACGCGGCGTCGTGTATCGAATCACCGCGAACGAGACGGCCGCGCAGCGGTGGGTCGAGGCAAACTGTCCGCGCGGACCGAACCGCGAGTTCGGCCCCTGCGAGTCGTTCGGCGGCGTCGTCGTCCAAGAGCGGGCCGGAGAGACCGTTGTCGTCGCCGTGAGTACGGACGTTCGGGTGACCACGGATTGGGGCGAGCGATGGGTGACCCGCGTCTGGCGCGTCTGA